tttctgtattttaattgcatgtctgttaaggatagtgttgcgaatgacattagcgcgattgtttcccagtgttgcgacttataagtacgcgattgctttgcattagtttatagagttccctgctaattagtgttgcggtaatgaatattcgcgttttgcattggaaatgcccaaaaacgatccagtgaagttgccatggtccataaggcagctatggaccagctgccgtgatacagccttggattggctataccccttttttagattagtgttgcgtcttacaaaattcggtagatttgagtagtgttgcgttacagttcgcgttttttctttttttctttttttcagcttagtgTTGCGCATAATGGAACAGTcttcacgcgtacgcttttgtacatattatataattaatgaaattagtgttgcgaatgaattcgcgattgttattaaattagtggaagtaactatgactcacattcggtgggagtccttttaaggattccgcggcctgagaccgtgaacaccatctctgggagatatacccatgcattactaggcctttgcaggcgcagttttagaatacggaacatataaaaatatgttaccatattctaaactgtagtccttttgtctatactatgggcgtccgtcaatctgacaccgttggatgcaacgtgttggacgggcgggtagcgctcttagcgaaggggtgcactctgtcctggcgttacgacgtccaggcggggtgggtggtatgtagcgtctggcgtaagactagggggcgtgagacccttcgttgccagccggtgttttgtcatagttcagaatgtttgcaattttgaaattagtgttgcgtgtgatttcggtttgttttatagggtttgcttagggattgctcttatgggcagtcaaacttttcttttcaggttCCCCTGTACCCTCCCTCCCTCTGCCACGCCCCCATTCTTttatcttctctttttttaattttaaaaattttgagcaTTCAGTTGTtggaaatactgttaaataatatatgaatttaatattttcagaatattattaaatacgaTAAAGCTttaaatcgaactttattcgaagttttatttgaaatggaaattcattttattttgtgatgattggtgataaattatttcaaggaatatttgttcatttgaaatagcttattaaattttaattccactttaattaaacaaaagtaGCGGATGATTGTTATTCGAGTTGTTCAGTTTTAATTTCTGATCGCGATGTTTCATTTCAAGCTTATggaaaagttaattaaattacttttataaattttcaaattcatttcCTGTAAAGCAAAGTCCACTCGCGATTTTCTTTCCAGTTTttccatttacaataaatttgcattgataggtgtattaaataatataatgcaataaagtTAAATAGAGTCATGATTGTATGTATATTGCAGTAAAAGACAGTTGttttaatcaaaatattgTGTACTATTTGTCGCGAAATGaacgaatattaaatacaatgaaatatgaaataattaatatttttaattcaaatcaCTTTactcaaatatatatttttctaaatctttttctctttattttggtACTGAAGTTTGCTTTTAATTCATATTTCGtatcaaattgattttgaattattaacaacTACTCtgatttttgtaaaattttattgttactaATATATCTTCTTTCCaactattaattttttttgtttttatctggattcaattaatcagtttctgttGCAGAGAAATATCTTTATAGGAAGTATGAAGTTAAGGTATTCAATTAACTAAAGTgatgtaaaaatgatttaaaattgTGTCTAGTTATGTGTGTATATTTTGGTAAGAATCATCGAACCAACAAATTTATTACAGGTATTTGTTTATATCTCTTTAGATTTCTATATGTATAGGCAGGTTGTAAGTCTATGGTTAAGGcaatatcaattttttttttaaactatgTTTAATCCTTTTTAGTTTGTTTCAGGAAATATTGTAGTAAGGACAACCAAAtcaacaaatttattataggTGTTTGTTTATATCCCTTTAGATTTTTATAGAGACAAGTTGTAAGTTAATGGTTAGGTAGGACAATTATATGTTAAGGACCCTAAGGTTAAGTAATCGAATAAGTATATAATTAAGTTTAAACACTGCAGTCTTTAATAAGGAAATTTTAGATTTAAgtgaatttttatcattatacGAGCGCTCGTATTCTTAGTATTTAGATGTAAgacaaatatgcaattgcatattactaattacagaTCTATAATCAGAATGAAAAGATTGCAAGATAggattaagaaagaaaaatataagtaGTCAGGTAGTGAATAGAGATAATGCTCCTTTTGTTGTTCGTTTGCACAACAGTCGAAACGTTTTGCAAATGTACATCAAGAGGAGAGGATGatgttattgaataaaaataaaaatttgcataaatggagggTGGATGGGATGAGGTAGGGCGGGTCTCCAACCCGCAGCAACCTCCTCGTGGTGAGACCTgggcaatcgttattatttgatgactaattaataactgtatcattatttctatggtacatttattaattatgcaacAAATAATACGAGCGAATTGGCTGCGTTTATgcttttttttgtatttaatctctgttatatttttttcaggaaCTATGCCTTTGAGATTCTGAACTGTACCACAttgcaaatacaattttacggaaagaaaattagtaataatgaaTGCATGGTGTATGCGAAGAGTAACATAGGCCGGTATTCAGAGTCGCAACTTATTTCTAAGCTGGTCTTAATCCGCTAGATTCACAGTCGCCGAATAAGCAACGTCTTAAGCATATGCTTAAGCATTTGCTTAGGAAAGTAAATGCTTATCGCTGTAGATTCACAGTCGATGCTTAAGAAAGTCTTAAGCTCTTATGAATTCATAGTCGAATAAGTTCGCCTTATTTGTAGAAAAGGAGTTCTTATTTGGCTTCATTGAGGTTATGTTTTTAAGTCGACGATATTGAGGACTTAAGCACGCGTTTGAAGGTGTTATTGTGCATTgttgaacaatttattttgattaattgtggtaaattatttttaaaaaagtacaaaatgGAGTTGGACTTTGCGGTCCTCGATGATATCGAGGACATTCATCATAATTTGTATAGTATATCCACGAATATCGAGACGATTTATTCGAGACGTATAgtatagcatgccgttagttgcaTGCAAAAACTGAGGTGGcgcttaaatcagtttctgttcgacCTAATTTCCAATGAAACGTGGGTTGTTATACCGACGCGGTATTCGGAGTTCGGCCTCAATGTTTGGCACCCTATAGCCACCTAGTGGTAAATTACCGCTATTAACGAAGTTTAAAGAGTTCAAAGCTTACTTACGCGTTTCCTGTGTAATAGTTAACTTCCTGAACTTGTTAGAAGTGCTGCATAGATAAGATGCCTCAAACAATGGCCTTAAAATGCCtcgaaagaaataaagataTAATACTCACCTGCGGAATCAGGGTAACtcattatcaattttttattacaattcaGCAGCACACTGTTAGATGGTGCTGGTAACATCATTTTCAAAGTAATAGCATTCCTTTTTGTTGGACCAAATCAGACGCTTGGGTATCGCGCCCTTTTGTAGTCGGTTAATTTTCACGTATATTCACACCCCCTCATTAAGCGGTAATTCTATtcgttattttcttctttttcttttgtatacAAACAACAAAAAGGTGCGTATTGAATGGCTTTCAGTAGGCTGTCTACAGGCGACGATTTAATTACACGGTCGCGCGAACGGAAGAAAAGggattttaaatgaaattaaatcaaGCGTATGAGACATGCTCGCGAAAAACGACTTCCAGATAAATCACGTTGTATCCTTGAATGGAAGAAATTATACCGGGAACCGGTTTTGTTATCAATTCGTTATTGGCAGTTATTGTTATGATTCAGTTTCAGAATATGAATGTACCACGTATAACGTGCGAATATAATTACAAGCCATTGACGCGCTATGGAGATACTATTTGGAACAATTTAGAATTATGTCAATTCAATGTAAGCTTTAGCGTCGAAGCAATTACTATCTATTTGCTAAAACGCTATacgtattttaattaatttggtttATTCATAAACTTAAACgcataaattatataaattttgaaatgcaTTATAGaaagtatttaatttttaaatgcaGAAGTCACGAgaaataattgttataattaGACTGcgaatatttatgtaaattataACCATGAATTCCTAGATATCCACAGTCCAGTCACAATATTACTATTAATTGTATCTCATTAAATACCTATCAAGTCATTTGTACACTCTGCAGTCAATACCATTTGAATTATTCTCCATGTATAAGTAGCAAATTATCTATTTATAGTCCTAGAGTTTGTTATTGGCCACAGAATCCACAAAGGTGTCCCATTTCTTTTCCCAAATAGCAAATGCATCCTTCTTTTCAGCATCAGTCATGCTGCTGTAAGAAATGGAATTCATGGCCAATTGTTTGAGAGCTTTTAGATCGGAATGGGCGGACATCAGTGCCATGAAGGCCTGGTAGAAGTCGTAAGAGAGCGCCTCTGCATCCCAGAAGCCGGGATCGTCATTTGATATCACTACCGGATATCCTTCGGCGAATAGGATCTTAGCAGGGTGATTTCTCATATCGTCTACGAGCTTCAGGACTTGATTGGAGATAGGGTTCACTTCTATGGCGATGTCCATTCGCTTGATCATTTCCATGAGGAAAGGGTGATAGGACAACGCAaacctataatgaaaatttgataaattcaagatataaacGAGCATGCTTGGTAAGCAGATTCGtctcaaattaaattttaataattttaataaatcatagaTGTTGCTATTTTTAAGGAATTCAGTATTAAGCtatacatttataaaaagaaattagtcATTTATCTTGATCTAATCTTATCTTGGTCTAATTCATTGTCTACACAAATTCACAAATTTTGAATGTCCTGATCTTTGACCTCCCATAACTCCCGACTCCCACGCCTCCTACAAATGAAATCACCACCAATGTGTCCCCCAGGACTCTCTCTATTATTTACAatacaaggcgcccccctctTAAGCGGGACAGATGAGAAAAGGCtggaattttactttttacaaaaaagtattgtgacgtttaaaaaaaaatttgtggCACTTATAGTCTACATATATGACCACCTTGTGTGATaagttacaaaaatatataggTGACGTCATCAGGGGACGTATCCCATATTCTAAACTTGAACCTATGTATTTAAGATTAAAATGTTAGATATCTGCTTGTTACATAAGCGGTACTCACTCGAacgatatttaatttttttaaatatagtaCGAAGAAAAGTTGACTTACGTCACTTAGAAAGAGACAATTCAAATAATTAGGCAACatattagaaatttaatttaaaaagttaaaCGATAGTAGcccttttcaaaatttttcatcattaaatGAAACAGACTTTTACTTACCCATGACCAATGCGTCGAGAATTGAACAAAATAGCATCAACAAGATTCTCGTCGGTCGACGAACCCAACCACTTCGTTTCTCCCGCGTGGAAGAAGAAATTTATATCTCGATCCTCGGCGTTCTTTATTATCTCCGCGAAATACTCGAGAGTATGGCCTTTGTCTTCCTGACCGACTAGATCGAACCCAGCCACGAAATTCGGATACAATTCCCGCAGCCTTTTCAAGATCTTCATGTATTGCTTTGCATCCGTCAGATTACCGGATCGACTGGGCGCATAAATCAATTTCGCTCCAACGAAATCCGGATGTTCTTCCTTGAATCTGAATAAAGGATAAACCTTGATAAATCCTGATCTCCTCAGCTATACATTTGTTGTACGAGGCATGGATGATCCTTactgaattttataatgaagaaaatgaagaattctGAAGAATTAACGATGAACATTGCAGGAAAATGAATAACGAATGATTACTAGCCTTTGGGTAAGATTCTTGTAGATGCCAACCAGATCTTCGGGTTGATAATCCGTACCCTCGAAATCGTACAAAGTTGGCAAGGTGGATCTAAACTCAAGATACATCACATTGTCCTCGTGAAGCTGTCTGAGAGCTTCGAGGAAGTGATCTTCATAAACAGGTCTATACGTTAACAAAGGATCGACGAATTTGAAGATGTCCAAGAACTTGGACCACGCTTTATCCACATTCGGGTAGGCTCGCTCAGGATCGGAACAAATCATCGACATCTTCTTCATGATCATATTATTGACACCGGAGCCTCGGATCGGATCCTCTCGCACCTTCTTCAGCAGCTCCCAGTCGCATGTCTGATCCGGTTCCCGGAAGAAGTGTAACCGGATGTTACTACCGTTGCCGCAGATGTACAGATCGTCCCGGAAGGTGATGTTATGATAGATGTAATCGGCACTGACGATGGCTGTATCGTGAGCGTGCAACACTGCACCCTTCGGCATCAGACGAAGCAATTGGAAGACTTTCGATCGATCAATGTACTTCCTCGCCGACATGAAGTTTTGTGCAGGGGCGAACAGCTGCGGCTCCTTGAAGCCTGCAAGAATTTGTAAGAAAAGAGGAATGCAGACTGGAGAGGAGAAACGTGTCCGGTTTGCGAAATCTGGGCTCAAGTACGATTCTTGACAATGAAAATAGTGAAAGACAAAAGAAATCGTGGAATCGTAAATCATTATTTCACAcgattcttcttttattcatAGATAAGATTTCGTCTGAAGAGCTGAGATTAAAGAATTGTTTACAAGATAACATCTGAATTAGAGATACTAGTAGAGGAAACTCAAACCTTTTGAATACTTTGATAAACGTAGAAGATAACTGACtttcttattttcaaataattatacatattcaAAACTAATCCATCAGATTCGAACCTACGATATACTTCAATCCCACCTCTACTTACAACATAACGTAACGACGAATCGAGTAGCACGTGTTACTTATTAAACTGGTTTCTTAGACGTTCACGATTGCATATTTAATTGGAGAGAATCTAGAAAGAGCGTAGAACGAACCAGCGTCCAATTCTTCCCTCTTCGCTTTCATTAAGATCTTGTTGGCCTGCTTTTCGACATCGTTCAAGTTCAAATTGGACCCTATCATCAGCCGTTGCTCGTACTCTAGTATCTCCTCCCGAAGGGCTTTGTAATTCCCTAAAGGTAACGAGTTCACGTGCGCTGAAACGAGCAACGTTATCAAGGAGAATATTAATTGCTTCATGATCTCTGCACGTTCGATGAATGCTGTTCCTTGTTGACGTTTTGACACAGACTACAGCTCGCCTATTCGATCCATTCACTTCGAGTGTTTGCACTCTACTGACTGATTCTCGTGATTTCTTGTTAGCAAGCATATGTCGGTAATATAAGGCTTGACACTTCAACGCTATCATTACAACGCTACTTCTTTCCATTTGGTACACCGAATTTCCAGGGAGCAGTGTGTAATTTGTTTCGAAGAATTGAAAGCATATGTACCCATTGGTATAATTAGGCAATCTTTGGTCTTTTCTTCTGTCATTTTGATAAAAGTAAATATGTTTGGCAAAGTTAAGGTGACTCATTCCAGTTACACCAAAGATTGtgtgtatattattattttgttcttTCCACTTGATATTCCAAATTCCCAGGGAGCACTGCATAATTTGTTTCAAAGAATTGAAAGCATGTACGAATTGGTATAATTAGGCAATCCTTGGTCGTTTCTTGTAGAGTCtcattttgataaaaataaatatgtttgGCAAAGTTAAGGTGACTCATCCCagttacatttttatttacagaTAGTTCGATTTAGAATTTAtccatttttgtttaaattatagAGGGGTTTTCGTAGGTTTTAAGAATGATTTTGTGCTTAACCGACGATAAGCTGTAAAAAAGGTTCAACTATTTTTGTCCTGTTTGTCTTCAACGCCACATGTTCCTCGCATGGTGAATATCCTCCAGTTATGTACACAGTGTTAATCACTTCATCTGCGTCAATAACCGAAAATATCGTAAGGATGTTTAACTGATATTTAAGCATATTATAATTACGAATACATACCGCTATATCCATTTCTTCCATTAATATTAAACGTTTCCATATTTTAATGTCGAACGCTTCACGTCTCAACAAAGGATGTTTCTTTTAATGATACAAACATAATTGTTCATGTACCCATCCAaggagaaaatttattttcagtgCAGACAACTTATTTGTTACAAAATACAATTGCTTGGAAGTAACAAACCCTTCATTGGATAGAATACAAAAATGCTTACAACAACAATCTATTTCTAATCTATCAGTTGCGTACAatcaatgaaaaaataattttacaaactATGATTCAAACAGATGTTTGATTTCCGATGAATGTGATAGCAGAACTGAATCTAAGGCACTTTCTGCTTTAAGCACCTCATGTTTACACAAACATACATTATGGGGTACACGTTTAAGTATAGATTTTCTATACTTGTTCATATATCAAGTCAAATTATTGGTCGatagaatagaaataaatacattttctgTCATTCAAAAACAAGCATCCTAAACGACAGTAGTACTGCAAAGAAAATTGGTACAAAAAGTTGTCTAAATTCACAAAACTTTGTAATGTGCGCGTGTAGTAAATTCTTTTCTGTCGTTTCCAATCATTCGTTTAATTCCGTTCTTCTCTTACATTGtacattaatatataaatatccGTAAGTTACCACACATATAAATTGTTCGTAACTTTATATACAATGCTAAATATACGACAGTCTGAAAATATGCTGATTGATAACGAGACGATCGTTATCCAGGGAAACTTAACTAACTATTAGTTGCACCTACGCAGAATTTACCCTACGAATAAATAACTTAAATTCGATAACTAAAATATTAAGTAACTGTTCGTTGCAAAAAGAAAACGTATAGTTGCGATATTATTGTCTTTATATGCATTTTCATGGGGGATATTCGTACGCGATCATTGAACAATATTCATAGAAAGCTAGATTACGTTTCAAAGTATTTGGGATGTTTCGATGATTTATCTTATCGTTACAATTAAGTCACATCGATTGTATGGAAACCACTTAATgagtttaataataatattgtaattggACCACAACATTTTGTATCTTTTGTCACAATGATTAAAAGTGAAACAAAGTCTTAAATTTTCTGATTTTTGAAAACATCAATGTTATATTAGAGAGATAATGTTGTACAAATAACTCATTGTGGTATCGCTTGAGTCAGCTTGAagcaaaatataaattaacttCATTTCAACTTTAAATGCTTTGTGTATGAACTTCATTAACAaggaaatatacatatacatactcaatcaatcaatcaatcaatcaatcaatcaatcaatatgtatatatgtcgaaatatatattaaatttaattgatttGAAAGAAGATGAACAAAATTTACATATGCTAAGTAATATAACcgtagaaaaaatatattctttatGTATATGCTTTCCATGTTAACAAAGTCAGTGCTACTGTTCTACTCAcacaataaattaaatatgaattaaTGCTTGTCCTATATCATTGAACACAGGATATGTAAACATAATTTTTCTGGAGAGAACGAATTCTATGTTCTCTTTTCcgcttttttaaatttgtaactTACAATCTTCATTgctattaataatacatcatggttcataaaattaaatttaaaaagaaaatttaattataaatcattttatgCTATTAATAGCAGTAGAAATACTGTAAGTATggtatttcattaa
The sequence above is drawn from the Osmia bicornis bicornis chromosome 14, iOsmBic2.1, whole genome shotgun sequence genome and encodes:
- the LOC114876840 gene encoding adenosine deaminase 2-A-like, whose amino-acid sequence is MKQLIFSLITLLVSAHVNSLPLGNYKALREEILEYEQRLMIGSNLNLNDVEKQANKILMKAKREELDAGFKEPQLFAPAQNFMSARKYIDRSKVFQLLRLMPKGAVLHAHDTAIVSADYIYHNITFRDDLYICGNGSNIRLHFFREPDQTCDWELLKKVREDPIRGSGVNNMIMKKMSMICSDPERAYPNVDKAWSKFLDIFKFVDPLLTYRPVYEDHFLEALRQLHEDNVMYLEFRSTLPTLYDFEGTDYQPEDLVGIYKNLTQRFKEEHPDFVGAKLIYAPSRSGNLTDAKQYMKILKRLRELYPNFVAGFDLVGQEDKGHTLEYFAEIIKNAEDRDINFFFHAGETKWLGSSTDENLVDAILFNSRRIGHGFALSYHPFLMEMIKRMDIAIEVNPISNQVLKLVDDMRNHPAKILFAEGYPVVISNDDPGFWDAEALSYDFYQAFMALMSAHSDLKALKQLAMNSISYSSMTDAEKKDAFAIWEKKWDTFVDSVANNKL